The following are encoded in a window of Kitasatospora fiedleri genomic DNA:
- a CDS encoding PP2C family protein-serine/threonine phosphatase yields the protein MTDVHPLTSPAPAATALPPAPPAPTAPAAPAVGPVQAVDPTRAAGPVQAVGPARTADPENAVDPALLPEFGEAPSADLQDRLAGWLSDFTSLQEHLELLARADGLTGTLDALLDSGAALLGARRGLVVTLPPGADRQPARPVGLGLDRAMLGALETVPVEHGPFAGLLGHPGPDGRLLIADLAADPAVGPRFREVAEQLGLGACYALPLATGPAGALGAAAWFYDEPGSPDERREHLARRYCEFAAPLLARQLEADRAVRAAETLRRSLLPGHLPALAGLKVAARCVPAALERAANSDWYDAVALPDDTVGLTVGSVLGGGPGAGPGAGADAAAAMGRVRSALRAYAVLEGEDPVSVLGDLELLLKTTEPTRSATAVYACVDPAERRIALAGAANCPPVLLTRYGANFVETSLSAPLGMLSCWEAPGVELTAERGDVLVLYTEGLARRFAPNLHAGQSALRRVAADAPRDVRLDPDRLCAHLLERAGGGEPGGDDLVLLAARFE from the coding sequence ATGACCGACGTCCACCCGTTGACGTCCCCGGCGCCCGCCGCCACCGCGCTGCCGCCCGCCCCGCCCGCCCCGACCGCTCCGGCGGCCCCGGCGGTCGGCCCGGTGCAGGCGGTCGACCCGACGCGCGCCGCCGGTCCCGTGCAGGCGGTCGGTCCGGCGCGGACGGCCGACCCGGAGAACGCCGTCGACCCGGCGCTGCTGCCGGAGTTCGGCGAGGCGCCCTCCGCCGACCTGCAGGACCGTTTGGCCGGATGGCTGTCCGATTTCACCAGCCTCCAGGAGCACCTGGAGCTGCTGGCCCGGGCCGACGGCCTCACCGGCACCCTCGACGCGCTGCTGGACTCCGGCGCGGCCCTGCTCGGCGCCCGCCGCGGCCTGGTGGTGACGCTGCCGCCCGGCGCGGACCGCCAGCCGGCCCGACCGGTCGGACTCGGCCTGGACCGGGCGATGCTCGGCGCGCTGGAGACCGTCCCGGTCGAGCACGGCCCGTTCGCCGGGCTGCTCGGCCACCCCGGCCCGGACGGCCGCCTGCTGATCGCCGACCTGGCCGCCGACCCCGCCGTCGGCCCCCGCTTCCGCGAGGTCGCCGAGCAGCTCGGCCTCGGCGCCTGCTACGCGCTGCCGCTGGCCACCGGCCCGGCGGGCGCGCTCGGCGCCGCCGCCTGGTTCTACGACGAGCCCGGCAGCCCCGACGAGCGCCGCGAGCACCTGGCGCGCCGCTACTGCGAGTTCGCCGCCCCGCTGCTGGCCCGCCAGCTGGAGGCGGACCGGGCGGTGCGCGCCGCCGAGACGCTGCGCCGCTCGCTGCTGCCCGGCCACCTGCCCGCCCTCGCCGGACTGAAGGTGGCGGCCCGCTGTGTGCCCGCCGCGCTGGAGCGGGCCGCGAACAGCGACTGGTACGACGCGGTCGCGCTGCCCGACGACACCGTCGGGCTGACCGTGGGCAGCGTGCTCGGCGGCGGCCCGGGCGCCGGGCCGGGGGCGGGTGCCGACGCGGCCGCCGCGATGGGCCGGGTGCGGTCCGCGCTGCGCGCCTACGCGGTGCTGGAGGGCGAGGACCCGGTCTCGGTGCTCGGCGACCTGGAACTGCTGCTGAAGACCACCGAGCCGACCCGCTCCGCCACCGCCGTCTACGCCTGCGTCGACCCGGCCGAGCGCCGGATCGCGCTGGCCGGGGCCGCCAACTGCCCGCCGGTGCTGCTCACCCGGTACGGCGCGAACTTCGTGGAGACCTCGCTCTCCGCGCCGCTGGGCATGCTCAGCTGCTGGGAGGCTCCCGGGGTGGAGCTCACCGCGGAGCGCGGCGACGTGCTGGTGCTGTACACCGAGGGCCTGGCCCGCCGCTTCGCCCCGAACCTGCACGCCGGGCAGAGCGCGCTGCGCCGGGTCGCCGCCGACGCCCCGCGCGACGTCCGGCTCGACCCGGACCGGCTCTGCGCCCACCTGCTGGAGCGGGCCGGCGGCGGGGAGCCCGGCGGCGACGACCTGGTGCTGCTGGCGGCCCGCTTCGAGTAG
- a CDS encoding bifunctional DNA primase/polymerase has translation MRPPRRELLPERVGRWWPGRRSRSLALAAALRAAEGCGWPVLPGARALRGAPGPCSCADRSCAVPGGHPDDPPLEAATTDPRMVRWWWERRAPGAPVLAATGRALGAVSLPRPAGPWLLRHLDEIGVPYGPVLGTPDRFVLLTAPYTLPELGGLLAERPWVPGALRYHGPGGYLVLPPSRTAAGPVHWVRRPGPGRPWLPEVGTLLGGLITASAVALPQP, from the coding sequence ATGCGCCCACCCCGCCGAGAGCTGCTGCCGGAGCGCGTCGGCCGGTGGTGGCCGGGCCGCCGGAGCCGTTCACTGGCGCTCGCCGCCGCCCTGCGGGCCGCCGAGGGGTGCGGCTGGCCGGTGCTGCCGGGCGCCCGGGCGCTGCGCGGGGCGCCGGGCCCGTGCTCGTGCGCCGACCGGTCCTGCGCGGTGCCCGGCGGACACCCGGACGACCCGCCGCTGGAGGCGGCCACCACCGATCCGCGGATGGTGCGCTGGTGGTGGGAGCGCCGGGCGCCGGGCGCCCCGGTGCTGGCGGCGACCGGGCGGGCGCTGGGCGCGGTGAGCCTGCCGCGGCCGGCCGGACCGTGGCTGCTGCGGCACCTGGACGAGATCGGCGTCCCGTACGGGCCGGTGCTCGGCACGCCGGACCGGTTCGTGCTGCTGACCGCGCCGTACACGCTGCCGGAACTGGGCGGGCTGCTGGCCGAACGGCCCTGGGTGCCGGGCGCGCTGCGCTACCACGGGCCGGGCGGCTACCTGGTGCTGCCGCCGTCCCGGACGGCGGCGGGCCCGGTGCACTGGGTGCGCCGGCCGGGGCCGGGGCGGCCCTGGCTGCCGGAGGTCGGGACGCTGCTGGGCGGGCTGATCACGGCCAGCGCGGTGGCGCTGCCGCAGCCCTGA
- a CDS encoding DUF5926 family protein yields MAKKAAKKQPSQSTAVEGEVPVVGAREACPCGSGRRYKACHGRQAAHAVQELVHRPFEGLPGEADWVALRELVPAATVPLTLAAGVAQEAVGEVPSVTLATVLPLAWPALRRPDGSILLGLQTQSSSGDLSRDLADALELALATEPGTPVPARRTNPGGRRLQELLDTTAAFVPEVHTGFEFWLEDAEAATGEVAASLERANASAIPTEKLAGVDSAYWCGTPDKNHLRWVMDVPEEQLLDALARLSAAGDSSLGEGTKLVGSFRAHGLTVPVWDLPLEMTASDVEKPAVEFAGKLAAVLAAPAPLTAEERRARANLVSRQITLN; encoded by the coding sequence ATGGCCAAGAAGGCCGCGAAGAAGCAGCCCAGCCAGTCCACCGCCGTCGAGGGCGAGGTCCCGGTCGTCGGGGCGCGCGAGGCGTGCCCGTGCGGCTCGGGCCGCCGGTACAAGGCCTGCCACGGCCGCCAGGCGGCGCACGCGGTGCAGGAGTTGGTGCACCGCCCGTTCGAGGGCCTGCCGGGCGAGGCCGACTGGGTGGCCCTGCGCGAGCTGGTCCCGGCCGCCACGGTGCCGCTGACGCTGGCCGCCGGGGTGGCGCAGGAGGCCGTCGGCGAGGTCCCGTCGGTGACGCTGGCGACGGTGCTGCCGCTGGCCTGGCCGGCGCTGCGCCGTCCGGACGGGTCGATCCTGCTGGGCCTGCAGACCCAGTCCTCCTCCGGTGACCTGAGCCGCGACCTCGCGGACGCCCTGGAGCTGGCGCTGGCCACCGAGCCGGGCACCCCGGTGCCGGCCCGCCGGACCAACCCGGGCGGCCGCCGCCTGCAGGAACTGCTGGACACCACGGCGGCGTTCGTCCCCGAGGTGCACACCGGCTTCGAGTTCTGGCTGGAGGACGCCGAGGCGGCGACCGGCGAGGTGGCGGCCTCGCTGGAGCGGGCCAACGCCTCCGCGATCCCGACCGAGAAGCTGGCCGGGGTGGACTCCGCGTACTGGTGCGGCACCCCGGACAAGAACCACCTGCGCTGGGTGATGGACGTCCCCGAGGAGCAGTTGCTGGACGCGCTGGCCCGGCTGTCGGCGGCCGGCGACAGCTCGCTGGGCGAGGGCACCAAGCTGGTGGGCTCGTTCCGGGCGCACGGCCTGACCGTCCCGGTGTGGGACCTGCCGCTGGAGATGACCGCGTCCGACGTGGAGAAGCCGGCCGTGGAGTTCGCCGGGAAGCTGGCCGCGGTGCTGGCCGCGCCCGCGCCGCTGACCGCGGAGGAGCGCCGGGCCCGGGCCAACTTGGTGAGCCGTCAGATCACCCTGAACTGA